In one Choloepus didactylus isolate mChoDid1 chromosome 1, mChoDid1.pri, whole genome shotgun sequence genomic region, the following are encoded:
- the LOC119532431 gene encoding olfactory receptor 5K1-like — MEMTEHNYSMTTEFTLTGFMDQPELKPLLFVVFFVIYLITMVGNLGLVALIYMEHRLHTAMYIFLGNLALMDSCCSCAVTPKMLENFFLEDGTISLYECMAQFYFFCFAETVDCFLLAAMAYDRYVAICNPLQYHTRMSKKLCIQMTTWAYITGNVHSMIHIGLLFRLTFCGSHEVSHFFCDVFPLYRLSCADPYINKLIVHIFTGLVLIFTITIVLISYFYILFTIFKMKSKEGRGKALSTCASHFISVSIFYGSLIFVYVQPSSVKEEDKDIPVAVFYTQVIPLLNPFIYSLRNKEVINAVKRIMKNKSQNILKQISASATN; from the coding sequence GGATCAACCAGAGCTGAAGCCCCTTCTGTTTGTAGTGTTCTTTGTCATCTATCTGATCACCATGGTGGGGAATCTTGGTTTGGTGGCACTGATCTATATGGAGCATCGTCTTCACACAGCAATGTATATCTTTCTGGGTAACCTGGCTCTAATGGATTCCTGCTGTTCCTGTGCTGTTACCCCTAAGATGTTAGAAAACTTCTTTTTGGAAGATGGAACAATATCCCTCTATGAATGCATGGcacaattttactttttctgcttTGCTGAAACTGTGGACTGCTTTCTCCTGGCAGCAATGGCCTATGACAGGTATGTAGCAATATGCAACCCCCTGCAATACCACACGAGGATGTCAAAGAAACTCTGCATTCAGATGACCACATGGGCCTACATAACTGGAAATGTGCATTCCATGATTCACATTGGGTTACTGTTTCGGTTAACTTTCTGTGGCTCTCATGAAGTCAGTCACTTTTTTTGTGATGTCTTTCCATTGTACAGGCTTTCTTGTGCTGACCCCTATATCAATAAACTGATAGTACACATATTTACAGGGTTAGTTCTAATATTCACTATTACTATAGTCCTAATCTCTTATTTTTACATCCTCTTcactattttcaaaatgaaatccaaagaGGGAAGAGGTAAAGCTTTATCGACTTGTGCATCCCACTTTATCTCTGTCTCAATATTCTATGgttctttaatttttgtgtatgttcaACCAAGTTCAGTCAAAGAAGAAGATAAAGATATACCTGTTGCTGTGTTTTACACTCAAGTaattcctttattaaatcctTTTATTTATAGTTTAAGAAATAAGGAAGTAATAAATGCTGTAAAAAGAATTATGAAGAATAAATCTCAGAACATTCTGAAACAAATATCAGCCTCTGCAACAAACTGA